The Oryzias latipes chromosome 4, ASM223467v1 genome includes a window with the following:
- the s1pr4 gene encoding sphingosine 1-phosphate receptor 4: MKNELQQPAASSRLLSHSASPAAAAAAAAAAARVWLRQRRAPVVRVEQPVEHRSAALVSVRLGSPATSIRTRSLLAMNSLSFLTSPSSCPHLYNYPNTTSPNASAGISYVILLHYNHTGRLQNRTFSSAQSHISVSMAVFLSFSFFIVLENFLVLLAVISRIRHSRRWVYVCIANITLSDLLTGTAYLVNICMSGRQTFRLTPALWLFREGMLFVALAASIFSLLLIAVERYTTMMTPLPQKSTRNTYYRIYGLVALCWALALAIGFLPLLGWNCVCNLDECSTLLPLYSKTYVLFSLVIFFLILLAIGVLYGAIYCHVHKSAQLGPQRSRKRSLALLKTVITIVGVFMLCWGPLFLLLIVDFFCVSRQCALLFSADFCISLAVLNSGLNPIIYALGSSDMRKAIAELLCCCCLRAGLCRPDTFTSKETSSTSESRRDSLRNSFSKVRNLSVASPPSTPSKPRKTPRKCRLSTTTSCLSVSSG; the protein is encoded by the exons ATGAAGAATGAGCTGCAGCAACctgcagccagcagcaggttgCTGTCACACTCAGcatcaccagcagcagcagcagcagcagcagcagcagcagccaga GTGTGGTTGCGTCAGCGGCGAGCACCAGTGGTCAGAGTGGAACAGCCTGTTGAACACAGGAGTGCTGCACTCGTCTCTGTGCGGCTCGGTTCACCAGCAACCTCCATCCGGACCCGCTCACTTCTTGCCATGAAttccctctccttcctcacctCGCCGTCTTCTTGTCCCCATCTGTACAACTACCCCAACACCACTTCCCCGAACGCCTCCGCGGGCATCAGCTACGTGATTCTGCTGCATTACAACCACACGGGTCGCCTGCAGAACAGGACCTTCTCCAGCGCCCAGAGTCACATCAGCGTCTCCATGGCGGTCTTCCTCTCCTTCAGCTTCTTCATCGTCTTGGAGAACTTCCTGGTGCTGCTGGCTGTCATCTCTCGGATCCGCCACAGTCGCCGCTGGGTCTACGTGTGCATCGCCAACATCACGCTCAGCGACCTCCTGACAGGAACGGCCTACCTGGTCAACATCTGCATGTCTGGCAGGCAGACGTTCCGACTCACGCCGGCGCTCTGGCTCTTCCGGGAGGGCATGCTGTTCGTGGCCCTGGCGGCCTCCATTTTCAGCTTGCTGCTGATTGCTGTGGAGCGTTACACCACCATGATGACACCCCTGCCACAGAAGTCAACCAGGAACACCTACTATCGGATCTATGGCCTGGTGGCGCTGTGCTGGGCGCTGGCGTTGGCGATTGGCTTCCTGCCTCTGCTGGGCTGGAACTGTGTGTGTAACCTGGACGAATGCTCCACACTCCTCCCTCTCTACTCCAAGACCTACGTTCTCTTCTCGCTTGTCATTTTCTTCCTCATCCTCCTAGCTATCGGCGTGCTTTATGGTGCCATCTATTGCCACGTGCACAAGAGTGCCCAGCTGGGTCCTCAGCGCAGTCGCAAACGCTCCCTAGCGTTGCTCAAAACTGTCATCACCATTGTGGGAGTCTTCATGCTCTGCTGGGGGCCGCTGTTCCTCTTGTTAATCGTGGACTTTTTCTGCGTGTCCCGCCAGTGTGCCCTCCTTTTCAGTGCAGATTTTTGCATCTCTTTGGCTGTTCTGAACTCCGGCCTGAACCCCATCATCTACGCCTTGGGCAGCAGTGACATGAGAAAGGCCATAGCggagctgctgtgctgctgctgcctgaGGGCCGGCCTCTGTCGCCCCGACACCTTCACATCCAAGGAGACCAGCAGCACCTCGGAGAGCAGGAGGGACAGTCTGAGGAACAGCTTTAGCAAGGTCAGGAATCTGAGTGTGGCCTCCCCGCCTTCCACCCCCAGCAAGCCCCGGAAGACACCAAGAAAATGCCGACTGAGCACCACAACCAGCTGCTTGTCAGTTTCAAGTGGTTAA